The Fusarium oxysporum f. sp. lycopersici 4287 chromosome 6, whole genome shotgun sequence DNA segment ctgagaacacGGTTAATGTTGACGAGGGCGGCATCATGGCTGGATTCGGTGAGTACTGACCACTTCTGATACAAGACTTACCAATAAATTGCAAATCTAGGTTTAGATTCCTTGGTAATTGGCAGTAGCGATCCCAggaggaaggccttcctcaaagGCTCGCAGTCCCGCACTTGGGCTAGTTTTATCGAAGCCGTCACTGCAGATGGCCGTCTTCTAAAGCCGGGAATTATCTTCAAGGGCAAAGAACTTCAGAAGCAGTGGTTTATTGATGAGTTTAACAAGATCGCCAACTGGTATTATATCACGTCCGATAACGGCTGGACAGACAACCATATCGCGCTCGAGTGGCTCAAACAGGTTTATCTGCCCCAAACCCAGCCAGCAGATGAGTTTGATGCAAGGCTCATCATATTAGATGGCCATGGGAGCCATGTATCTGTGGGTGTCTACCTGTTCTCGATCAGAAATACCGCTGACTGAAATTccaggatgagtggatggcCACGTGTTTTTTGAACAACGTGTATTGCTACTACCTGCCTGCACATTGCTCTCATAGCCTACAGCCACTGGATAATGGCATTTTCAACGCATCCAAGGCTGCATATCGAAAAGAACTCCAAAAACTGGCAAGCCTGACCGATTCTGCGCCCgtggacaaggtcaacttcatcaaggctTATGCCAAAGCCAGGGAAGTGGGTATGACTAAGAAAAACATCCTTTCGGGCTGGAGAGTGACTGGAAACTGGCCGATCTCACGACGGAAAGCGCTCATGCATCCTGAGATTCAgccagacaagaaggaaacgACGCCTGGATCAGACGGCCACAGAGACGGGCAAGTTGACTCTGATAATacgccaaagaccagccGTCACATCAGAGACCTGGGGAAAAACAAGAGCCCCTCTACCAGAAGGCAGTATTCTGTGATATCAAAAGGGTTTGAAGCCCAAGAGTCCAAGATCGCCTCTTTGAGCACCAGAATAGCCAGCCTGGAGGGGGAAGTTGGCCGGTtgagcagaggcaagaagagaaaggcgatACTGAATCCCAATAAGAAATTTATCTCGCTGGCAGAGGCTCTAGCAGCTGGTGACACTATTTCAGAGCCAAACGAAGCAATTGAAGGGGCGGAggttgttgaggatgtgatcGAGGTGGGAGGGAtagaagaggatgagaggTCAAATTCAGGGAAGGAAGAATTAGGTGTCGTACGCACCCGCACCGGCCGTGAGGTTAAACGGCCTagaaaatattaaaatagattCAATTTGATCTGAATTGTAGAGATAAACTTATTTttactatatttattacGGTTTTCCCATGAGGTTAAAAAAGTGCATTATGTATGGGGGATTTTTTTTTCCGCTGACCGGTAGGTGGGTATGACCGgcaggtgggtactgcatgaTAAGGTTAATGGTTGTTGGCCAGAGAAAAACATTGGAAGCGTGGGgggagaagctcgagatgGGGCGAGCTTGCATAAGGGGATGGCCTCAAAAATTAAGCTGCTATTGGCTATATAGTGACGGACTGGCATCCGAAGCCTACTATTCGTGGAGCGCCCCCAATTGATGTGATTGGAAGACAAGACATCAACTGAGGGAGGTGGATTGGTCATGTATTGGTCAGGACAACACATCACATCACGGAGGGAATAGGACCAGACCGGGCAAAACAAGAAAGAGGCTACACACAAGGGAAGCTTTCAATGAGGCAATAAACCCACCAATGGTGGTGCAAGCCCAAACAGCCAGCGTACTGCGGTACCGTATCATATTCAAGTTTAGCTCTAGATGCTCCAGCAGTGAGAGGTGGAAAAGAGGATATCTTGGCTTGTCCGTGCACAATCAGCCTATCAGCGTCTACGGAGCCAAGGCCGTCAAAATATTTCAACGTGGCTTGAGGCTAATTCAGAACCAACCTACGGTAGGGGGCTCGGAGAAAACATAATAAATACTTTCCTGGACGCGATGCTCAAGCTGCAAGATGCTATCCTTTTGACATCATATTTCTTCTGTCTGTCCTTTCAATGTGGAATATTCGACTTAACTCAGACGCTAACGTGctcaaggtcttgaagaaCTGTGCATCTCAGATCCCTTCAAAACCATATCTCGGCGCCACATTACGCATCTCTCACTACCCAACAGCCGATCGCAGGCCCATGACAAGGTACTTGCATCTGTACTCTGTAACATTTGGGGCGCTTCGATCGTCAGCCAAAACCCCGTTACGGGGCATGGCTGCTGTGGAATGGCGACCACGAACGAATTGAACCTGAACCTATCTTAGCGCATTAATTGAGACACCCGGCGCCCTGGCGTCGTGGACTCGCAGAGAATTCTAGCTCCGCGGAAGTCTTGGGAAAGAAATGATATGATTCCTGATGAAGACACGAGACTGATGACAGCGCTGTCATCTGTCATTAACTATCACAAAAGCGCGGCCAATTTTACTAAAAGGTGAGCTAGACTGTAAGCGTGTGTGGCTCAAGCTTGGAGCCCGCCAAAGCTCAGCTTCGGGCTAGGTCAGCATTAGGAGGGTCAAATGTCCATGGAAATGGGCGAGGGAGGAAAAACGATATGGCTGTCGTGTGTTCCATGCCCTTGTTCTCGCAGTTTTAGTTACCCTGCTAGCGATTCCCCCGCAAATGAGCGCTGTGCTGGCCAGCTCGGCCAATAGATAGACAAGGATCTGAGAATTCaaaaaagaaacagaaaGAAACGAGATCAAAAGGAAGCTTAATGCTGCTACGGCTGTGCTAAAGATCTCTAAGGACTTCACGAAAGAAGAGTCAATGGTACCAAGACATGGTTCAATCGGAGTCCTTTGAAGATTGGAACCTTTCCCCTCATTAGAGCCACTACCAGTTGCATATCTTGTTTGGCTCTGGGGGTTCAGCTCGATATTAACATCACATTCATCTCAAATAGCTTGCCTCTCTCCGCAGTCCGGCTTGGCCTGGCCGGGAAACGAGTCGGGAAATTGCCTGGCACTTTGGCGTTTCCGTGGTCCCGCGAACCCCAGCTCTTCAGCTTTTGGAACCGGATGCACATTGTTAATCTCCCCGGCGCTTGGCTTACCGGCAGTCCAGGATTGCGCGCTTCCGGGCTTCCGCCAGCCAAAGCTTGAAGACAAGGCCTGGACCCCTACGAGTCAGAGCCCTGCGTGCGGTGGGCCCCGTAGATCAAGCCACTTTAAGGTTAGTAGTTGGCAAGTCCCGAAGAACTTGGTTCAAAGGAAATTTAAGCTCTGGCTCGAGCTTTCAGCGTACGACATCAACGTGCACAAGGGCAAAACCAGGGCACTTGACTTATAACTGTCGGCATTCTCCCTGTATTAGCAATCGAAGATTGTATGTTCTATGCTTCGCCTTCCTGTTTTCAGACAGATGCCAAACTTTCAGCTCCCTTTGTGTTTGGATAAACCCTCGATATTgtgttttttctttttttttttttttttttttttccctttctgGGCAACCACCGATGGCAATGGCGATGAATGTTGGCGGCTTCAGTTCGATTCTGACGGCGACTCCCACGCATCCCTGACCATCATTATCGTCTTTCTCGCAATTTCCTTATATAATGCTATTGGGCTCAATTTCCTCATCTGGGAAACGTTCAAACGCTGCGTCGGGTTATACTTTTGGACCGTCCTCATCGCGACTTTGGGCATTCCCCTGTATTGTGCGGGCTTTCTCATTAAATATTTCAGGTCCCCGTTATTGGGCTACCTAGCTTGCATATTGATTGTTGCCGGCTGGCAATGCATGGTCACCGGTCAATCAATGGTGCTATGGTCACGGCTGCATTTGGTGCTCCGGAACCAAACACGTCGTCGCCTTATCCTAGGGATGATTATCTTTTCAGTTGGGACCGTTATATCCAACTATTTTCATTTTTAGGAGGTGCCTGGAGGCTATAATACTCTCTCGTAAAGCTATGTAAAAGTCTTCGGCCGTCTTAGATTTTCCGTTCTGGTAGAAGTGAATCCTCTGTGCACCAATGCCCTGTCATGCATCCATAAATAACACCATAAAACTTGTCGGGCGTTGGGCGGGCAATTAATATTAAAGGTATTGAGAAACAGAAAATAATAGACCCTCAGTTTGATGAAGAACCCGTCTTGGTAACCTCGACCATTGTTGTCATTGTTTTAGTGATACCCGTCGGGTATTGACCGCTGTATCCGGCATGGCCTATACTTTCATCACTTGACCTCCCTTCAACATCCGTTAGAATCGTCGTCCTGTTCATGACCGCGGGCGGACTGGCTATCCGGTCTCGAAGCTCATACTCCTGAATATCGGTGTTGATGGCCTTCTGGCTGCTTGTCTCGTCATCGCCTCTACGACCACTCGACAAGGCATGCCAATTGTTGCCGCTGTGAAATGTGCCACGACCATAGTTTGTGGCGCCTGCGGTCGGCGTCTTCTTGGAGCTCTTGCCATATGTGCTGCCGAGGAAGCGTCTGAAGAGCGGTCTTAGACACGGCAAGCTAGCAGCGATGATACCAACGTTGAGCTCAATACTGGTCcagatggtgatgttgcGAGAGTCCCATAGCCAGTCACCTAGTTTACCATAGTTGGTAACGTAACTCAACTTGACAAAGGCGGCGGCGCAGGCAAAGACACCTAGACCTAGGATACCAATGAGCGTTAGTCGAGTGCGGAGGTGAACGTTGAGGTTCCACAGCATCGGCGTTGGAATGACGATGGCGAAGAGAAGATCGGTTATGATGTTGAGCGCAGCGTTTGTGTACGAAAGACCCTGTAATGTCTTCTGCGGCCAGCACGTCGAGGGTATGCTGTTGTCCCAAAGGACGCGGATATCCGAACATCGTAATATGATGGTCTGCGGTGTAAGATATCAGTGGTTTGAAATAATTGGATGAAGATAGGGGAATGGCTTACGAAAAAGCAGCCGATCGTGTAAAAAGCCATAAATCCCATAATAGAGAGGATCAACCACCGGTAGAACTTTGTAGAAGCGATTCGCAACAAAGCGCATCCAACTGACAGTTTGACCACACATATAGCTATAAGGTATATTGGTTGACTTATGAAGTTGAGCTTCATTCCCTTCATGTAAATATCTGGGTCAACATCGCCAATATGTCGTCCGGCGCCGTTGGCAAGCTGTCCGAAGATGACACTTTGACCTGCCCAAGCCAAGGCCATACTCAAGATCATGAAGCCATCCTATATACGTAGATTATATCAGTCATATCCTTTAAGAAATCTTATAGAAGACAAAAGCAAGAAAAGGGAACATGAACgtgaaaaagaaaaaagaaaaagaaaaaagaaaaacgACATCAAGCGGAGTGGAGGTGTTGGGTCGTAAACCTACATCCCAGCCAGTGTTGCGAATGACAAAAACTCGCACATACAAACGAGCCAACACAGCAATGGTAGATAATGTAATGATAAATACGGTGGCAGTAAGCATATTCGCTGCTCCGTTCTCGTTAGGATTCGAAGGTAGCTCGAACTTGGTATCCATGATGGACGAGGGAAGGACGTGCAGACGGGCCCCAGAGCTTGGGAGGATGGGGAACACGGCCAGGAGGCAGCATAATAAGCAAGGAAGCAGGTATGAGAGAGGGGGGCAGGGAGGCCTATCGATCTTTCAATGGNNNNNNNNNNNNNNNNNNNNNNNNNNNNNNNNNNNNNNNNNNNNNNNNNNNNNNNNNNNNNNNNNNNNNNNNNNNNNNNNNNNNNNNNNNNNNNNNNNNNNNNNNNNNNNNNNNNNNNNNNNNNNNNNNNNNNNNNNNNNNNNNNNNNNNNNNNNNNNNNNNNNNNNNNNNNNNNNNNNNNNNNNNNNNNNNNNNNNNNNNNNNNNNNNNNNNNNNNNNNNNNNNNNNNNNNNNNNNNNNNNNNNNNNNNNNNNNNNNNNNNNNNNNNNNNNNNNNNNNNNNNNNNNNNNNNNNNNNNNNNNNNNNNNNNNNNNNNNNNNNNNNNNNNNNNNNNNNNNNNNNNNNNNNNNNNNNNNNNNNNNNNNNNNNNNNNNNNNNNNNNNNNNNNNNNNNNNNNNNNNNNNNNNNNNNNNNNNNNNNNNNNNNNNNNNNNNNNNNNNNNNNNNNNNNNNNNNNNNNNNNNNNNNNNNNNNNNNNNNNNNNNNNNNNNNNNNNNNNNNNNNNNNNNNNNNNNNNNNNNNNNNNNNNNNNNNNNNNNNNNNNNNNNNNNNNNNNNNNNNNNNNNNNNNNNNNNNNNNNNNNNNNNNNNNNNNNNNNNNNNNNNNNNNNNNNNNNNNNNNNNNNNNNNNNNNNNNNNNNNNNNNNNNNNNNNNNNNNNNNNNNNNNNNNNNNNNNNNNNNNNNNNNNNNNNNNNNNNNNNNNNNNNNNNNNNNNNNNNNNNNNNNNNNNNNNNNNNNNNNNNNNNNNNNNNNNNNNNNNNNNNNNNNNNNNNNNNNNNNNNNNNNNNNNNNNNNNNNNNNNNNNNNNNNNNNNNNNNNNNNNNNNNNNNNNNNNNNNNNNNNNNNNNNNNNNNNNNNNNNNNNNNNNNNNNNNNNNNNNNNNNNNNNNNNNNNNNNNNNNNNNNNNNNNNNNNNNNNNNNNNNNNNNNNNNNNNNNNNNNNNNNNNNNNNNNNNNNNNNNNNNNNNNNNNNNNNNNNNNNNNNNNNNNNNNNNNNNNNNNNNNNNNNNNNNNNNNNNNNNNNNNNNNNNNNNNNNNNNNNNNNNNNNNNNNNNNNNNNNNNNNNNNNNNNNNNNNNNNNNNNNNNNNNNNNNNNNNNNNNNNNNNNNNNNNNNNNNNNNNNNNNNNNNNNNNNNNNNNNNNNNNNNNNNNNNNNNNNNNNNNNNNNNNNNNNNNNNNNNNNNNNNNNNNNNNNNNNNNNNNNNNNNNNNNNNNNNNNNNNNNNNNNNNNNNNNNNNNNNNNNNNNNNNNNNNNNNNNNNNNNNNNNNNNNNNNNNNNNNNNNNNNNNNNNNNNNNNNNNNNNNNNNNNNNNNNNNNNNNNNNNNNNNNNNNNNNNNNNNNNNNNNNNNNNNNNNNNNNNNNNNNNNNNNNNNNNNNNNNNNNNNNNNNNNNNNNNNNNNNNNNNNNNNNNNNNNNNNNNNNNNNNNNNNNNNNNNNNNN contains these protein-coding regions:
- a CDS encoding hypothetical protein (At least one base has a quality score < 10); translation: MDTKFELPSNPNENGAANMLTATVFIITLSTIAVLARLYVRVFVIRNTGWDDGFMILSMALAWAGQSVIFGQLANGAGRHIGDVDPDIYMKGMKLNFISQPIYLIAICVVKLSVGCALLRIASTKFYRWLILSIMGFMAFYTIGCFFTIILRCSDIRVLWDNSIPSTCWPQKTLQGLSYTNAALNIITDLLFAIVIPTPMLWNLNVHLRTRLTLIGILGLGVFACAAAFVKLSYVTNYGKLGDWLWDSRNITIWTSIELNVGIIAASLPCLRPLFRRFLGSTYGKSSKKTPTAGATNYGRGTFHSGNNWHALSSGRRGDDETSSQKAINTDIQEYELRDRIASPPAVMNRTTILTDVEGRSSDESIGHAGYSGQYPTGITKTMTTMVEVTKTGSSSN